Below is a window of Armatimonadota bacterium DNA.
CGCCACCCCCTTGATGCTGACCGCCCTCACGTTCGCCGTCGGCGTGCGGGCGGGTCTGTTCAACATCGGCGCCGAGGGCCAGATGTACCTGGGCGCGATCGGCGCCACCTTCGTGGCGGGGATGCTGCACCTGCCCCCGGGGCTGCACGCAGCCGGCGCCACCGCCGCCGGGATGGCCGCCGGCGCCCTGTGGGCCCTGATCCCGGGGGTGCTGAAGGTGTGGCGGGGGGCCCACGAGGTCATCTCCACCATCATGACCAACTGGGTGGCCTTCCACCTGTCCACCTACCTGGCCATCAACTTCCTGGGCGAACCCGGCCGGGCCGAGCGGACCGTGCCGGCCCTGCCGGGGGCGCGCTACCCGGTCCTCAGCGAGGACAGCACCCTCACTGCCGTCATCTTCGTGGCCGTGGCGATGGCGGTGGCGGTGTACCTGTACCTGTGGGGGACCCGTCAGGGCTACGAGCTGCGCCTGGCCGGCGAAAACCCCGACGCCGCCCGCTACGCGGGGGTGCACGCCGGGCGGGTGGTGGTCGGCAGCTTCGTCATCGGGGGGATGGCCGCCGGGCTGGCCGGCGCCAGCCAGATCATCGGGCGGCCGCCGGCGTGGTCGCTGTACGCGACGCTGGGCAACGTGGCCACCCTGGGCTTTGACGGCATCGGGGTGGCGCTGGTGGGCCGCAATCACCCCCTGGGGGCGATCCTGGCGGCGGTGCTGTTCGGCGCGCTGGCCCACGGAGGCCGGCTGATGGAGTACGAGGCCGGCGTCCTGTCGGAACTGGTGCGGGCCATCAACGGCCTGATCGTGATCGCCCTGGCCGCCCCCGAACTGTGGGCGCTGCTGAGCCGGAGGTGGCGGCGGTGATCGTCCGCCGGCTGGGGCTGGCCGTGGCCGCCGTGGCGGGGGTGGCGGCGGTCGGGGGGCTGCTGGACCGGGTGGGGCTGCCCCCGGTGTCGCTGCTGGAGGCGGGGCTGCTGGCCATGACTCCCCTGGCGCTGGCGGCGGTGGGCGAGTGCCTGAACGAAAAGGCCGGGGTGGTGAACATCGGCCTGGAGGCCATCTTCATGATCAGCGCCACCACCGGGGTGTGGACCGCCGAGGTCTTCAACAGCGGCGTGATGGGCCTGGCCGGCGGCGGCGTCACCGGCGCGGTGGTGGGGTGGGCCCTGGGGGCCGTCAGCGTGTACGGCCGCGCCGACCAGATCATCGCGGGCATGGGGTTGAACATCTTCGCCCTGGGCTTTGTGCCGTTTCTGCTGATCAGCCTGTGGGCGTTTCCCGGCATCCACCTCTTCCCCAACGAGCTGATGGTGCGCCGCATCCTGACCCCCCTGGGCCAGATCAGCCCCGTGACCGTGGCCGCCGTGGTGGTGGCGGTGGCCGCGCACTATCTGCTGCACCGTACGGTCCTGGGCTTCCGGATCACCGCGGTGGGCGAGCGGCCGGAGGCGGTGGACGTGGCGGGG
It encodes the following:
- a CDS encoding ABC transporter permease, with amino-acid sequence MSWPRLPRPLSEAVATVALGLLAGAVLMRAFGYSPLVAYRALLVGAFGSTADILETLAFATPLMLTALTFAVGVRAGLFNIGAEGQMYLGAIGATFVAGMLHLPPGLHAAGATAAGMAAGALWALIPGVLKVWRGAHEVISTIMTNWVAFHLSTYLAINFLGEPGRAERTVPALPGARYPVLSEDSTLTAVIFVAVAMAVAVYLYLWGTRQGYELRLAGENPDAARYAGVHAGRVVVGSFVIGGMAAGLAGASQIIGRPPAWSLYATLGNVATLGFDGIGVALVGRNHPLGAILAAVLFGALAHGGRLMEYEAGVLSELVRAINGLIVIALAAPELWALLSRRWRR
- a CDS encoding ABC transporter permease, with amino-acid sequence MIVRRLGLAVAAVAGVAAVGGLLDRVGLPPVSLLEAGLLAMTPLALAAVGECLNEKAGVVNIGLEAIFMISATTGVWTAEVFNSGVMGLAGGGVTGAVVGWALGAVSVYGRADQIIAGMGLNIFALGFVPFLLISLWAFPGIHLFPNELMVRRILTPLGQISPVTVAAVVVAVAAHYLLHRTVLGFRITAVGERPEAVDVAGLRVDRLRVLTSTLGGALAGVGGAFLPLGWFGALVKEISAGRGFIALACVVFAGLEPLLALGAALLFGLADGFASAVAVTPGVKERIPFYFVSMIPYLTTLVVVAAVIGRRRFPSTVGRPYARE